The nucleotide sequence GCGGCGAGGATAACGAGTCTGGCCTATTCTCTGGTCAGAGGGTTTCTACTGAGCCCTCGAATGGAAGGGCTTAAATAAAGGAAACGAAGAATGCGGATTTGGTTGTATTGGCATTAGACCCACTTGAACTAATAATCGTCGGCGTGATAGTCGTTGTCATACTCCTATGGGGACCGGGGAAGATTCCAGAACTCGCAAAGGCTTTGGGAAGGGCAAGGAAGGAGTTCGAGCAGGCATCGAAAGAAATCACAGGCTCAGTGGCACCAACGGCGCAGGCGGTGGGTGGTGTGGTTGCTCCTACAAAAACAGGAGATGAGATACTGGTGGAAACTGCACGGCAGCTCGGAATCAACACCGAGGGCAAGACAAGGGAACAGATATCTCAAGAGATAGTCTGGAAGACGAAGACCAAGTAGTCCCGCGATTGTAACCATCGTCGGAGGATGCCTGGTGGAGAAGCTGGCTGTCTTGATTTCGGCCACTACTACGGCACACGCGCCACTTGTTTTTCCCACAGTTCTAGTTGTACGGACTCTCAAGGCTTCTTGCTGTAGAGACCGAGGTCCTTGTCTACAACCGTTATTCTTCGGAATCTGATGATTAGGTGCCT is from Nitrososphaerales archaeon and encodes:
- a CDS encoding twin-arginine translocase TatA/TatE family subunit, whose product is MALDPLELIIVGVIVVVILLWGPGKIPELAKALGRARKEFEQASKEITGSVAPTAQAVGGVVAPTKTGDEILVETARQLGINTEGKTREQISQEIVWKTKTK